One Klebsiella sp. RIT-PI-d genomic window carries:
- a CDS encoding lipopolysaccharide core heptose(II) kinase RfaY, protein MPIVTSKENGFTIYEKDTGVRFGEVLKKYLAGELTSLSLGSGNEDRTVAVVEYEGKKYILKNDREKDKRLEKRLQNYLFGPFFSTLIYATDRAISRGYTGTADLYYVAEKMVGRECENVYTIHEYIDGTPLRVIDDSNREEIKNCILGLHRAGLASNDIHAGNFIRTPAGELKIIDLSCRGSMRVCQANDILTLRKKYHLDVKGHGSVYRIIQLKEDFRKLSRKLRGKTQSHA, encoded by the coding sequence ATGCCTATCGTTACCAGTAAAGAAAACGGCTTCACGATTTATGAGAAGGACACTGGCGTTCGCTTTGGTGAGGTATTAAAAAAATATCTGGCCGGTGAGTTAACGTCGCTCTCGTTGGGCAGTGGCAATGAAGACAGAACAGTCGCCGTGGTGGAATACGAGGGTAAAAAATACATTCTTAAAAACGATCGTGAGAAAGACAAACGCCTTGAGAAACGGCTGCAGAATTATCTCTTTGGCCCTTTTTTCTCAACGCTTATTTATGCGACCGATCGTGCTATTTCCCGGGGGTATACCGGGACGGCTGACCTCTACTACGTGGCGGAAAAAATGGTGGGTCGCGAATGTGAAAACGTATACACCATTCACGAATATATCGACGGAACGCCGCTGAGGGTGATTGACGACTCGAATCGCGAAGAGATTAAGAATTGTATTCTGGGGCTTCATCGGGCGGGCCTGGCGTCTAACGACATTCATGCCGGAAATTTTATTCGTACCCCGGCAGGTGAACTAAAGATTATCGATCTCTCCTGCCGCGGCAGTATGCGGGTATGCCAGGCAAACGATATTTTAACGCTGCGCAAAAAGTATCATCTTGACGTCAAAGGCCACGGGTCGGTATATCGGATTATCCAGCTGAAGGAAGATTTTCGTAAACTGTCACGCAAGTTACGGGGTAAGACTCAATCCCACGCATAA
- the tdh gene encoding L-threonine 3-dehydrogenase, with amino-acid sequence MKALSKLKAEEGIWMTDVPKPEVGHNDLLIKIRKTAICGTDVHIYNWDEWSQKTIPVPMVVGHEYVGEVVGIGQEVKGFKIGDRVSGEGHITCGYCRNCRGGRTHLCRNTIGVGVNRPGCFAEYLVLPAFNAFKIPDNISDDLAAIFDPFGNAVHTALSFDLVGEDVLVSGAGPIGIMAAAVAKHVGARHVVITDVNEYRLDLARKMGVTRAVNVAKENLTDVMSELGMTEGFDVGLEMSGAPPAFRTMLDCMNHGGRIAMLGIPPSDMSIDWNKVIFKGLFIKGIYGREMFETWYKMAALIQSGLDLSPIITHRFPIDEFQQGFDEMRSGRSGKVILSWD; translated from the coding sequence ATGAAAGCGTTATCGAAACTGAAAGCGGAAGAAGGTATCTGGATGACCGACGTGCCGAAACCGGAGGTCGGGCATAACGATCTGTTAATTAAAATCCGCAAGACCGCAATCTGCGGTACAGATGTCCATATTTACAACTGGGATGAGTGGTCGCAAAAAACCATCCCTGTCCCGATGGTGGTGGGACATGAATATGTCGGTGAAGTAGTCGGCATTGGTCAGGAAGTGAAGGGCTTTAAGATTGGCGACCGCGTTTCCGGTGAAGGTCATATAACCTGCGGCTACTGCCGTAACTGTCGTGGCGGTCGTACACATTTATGCCGCAATACCATCGGGGTCGGCGTGAATCGTCCGGGTTGTTTCGCTGAATATCTGGTACTGCCGGCTTTCAACGCGTTCAAAATCCCCGACAATATTTCTGACGATCTGGCCGCCATCTTCGACCCGTTTGGTAACGCGGTTCATACGGCGCTGTCGTTTGATCTGGTCGGTGAAGACGTTCTGGTATCCGGCGCGGGCCCCATTGGCATTATGGCTGCTGCGGTGGCAAAGCATGTTGGTGCCCGGCATGTTGTTATAACTGATGTGAATGAATACCGTCTGGATCTGGCGCGTAAAATGGGCGTAACCCGCGCAGTGAACGTTGCGAAAGAGAACCTGACGGATGTGATGAGCGAGCTGGGCATGACCGAAGGTTTTGACGTCGGTCTGGAAATGTCCGGTGCGCCGCCCGCGTTCCGGACCATGCTTGATTGCATGAACCACGGCGGGCGTATCGCGATGCTGGGTATCCCACCGTCGGATATGTCTATCGACTGGAACAAAGTCATTTTCAAGGGCTTGTTCATTAAGGGGATTTACGGGCGTGAGATGTTTGAAACGTGGTACAAGATGGCCGCGCTAATTCAATCCGGGCTGGATCTGTCGCCTATTATTACTCACCGTTTCCCGATCGATGAATTCCAGCAGGGCTTTGATGAGATGCGCTCCGGGCGCTCCGGTAAAGTGATCCTCAGCTGGGACTAA
- the kbl gene encoding glycine C-acetyltransferase encodes MRGDFYKQLSGDLETARAEGLFKEERIITSAQQADITVDDGSHVINFCANNYLGLANHPELIAAAKAGMDTHGFGMASVRFICGTQDSHKTLEKKLAEFLGMEDSILYSSCYDANGGLFETLLGAEDAIISDALNHASIIDGVRLCKAKRFRYANNDMQELEARLKEAREAGTRHILIATDGVFSMDGVIADLKSVCDLADKYDALVMVDDSHAVGFVGANGRGTHEYCDVMGRVDIITGTLGKALGGASGGYTAARKEVVEWLRQRSRPYLFSNSLAPAIVSASIKVLEMLASGAELRDRLWANARLFREQMSAAGFTLAGADHAIIPVMLGDATVAQNFARELQKEGIYVTGFFYPVVPKGQARIRTQMSAAHTPEQIERAVAAFTRIGKQLGVIA; translated from the coding sequence ATGCGTGGGGATTTCTATAAGCAGTTAAGTGGCGATCTGGAAACGGCGCGGGCGGAAGGGTTATTTAAAGAAGAAAGGATCATCACCTCCGCACAGCAGGCAGATATCACCGTCGATGACGGTAGCCACGTTATTAACTTCTGCGCCAATAACTACCTTGGCCTGGCGAATCATCCTGAACTGATCGCGGCCGCTAAAGCGGGAATGGATACACATGGTTTCGGCATGGCCTCCGTACGCTTTATTTGCGGCACGCAGGATAGCCATAAAACGCTGGAGAAGAAACTGGCTGAGTTCCTCGGCATGGAAGATTCCATTCTTTACTCCTCTTGCTATGACGCAAACGGCGGTCTGTTTGAAACGCTGCTGGGCGCCGAAGATGCCATTATTTCCGACGCATTAAACCACGCTTCTATTATTGACGGTGTGCGGTTGTGTAAAGCGAAGCGTTTCCGCTATGCCAATAACGACATGCAGGAACTGGAAGCCCGCCTGAAAGAGGCGCGTGAAGCCGGTACAAGGCATATCCTGATCGCCACCGACGGGGTGTTTTCTATGGATGGCGTAATTGCCGACCTGAAAAGCGTGTGTGATTTAGCAGACAAATACGATGCGCTGGTGATGGTCGATGATTCCCACGCGGTTGGGTTTGTCGGGGCTAACGGTCGCGGGACACATGAATATTGTGACGTGATGGGCCGGGTAGACATCATTACCGGTACCCTGGGCAAGGCGCTTGGCGGCGCATCCGGCGGCTATACCGCCGCGCGTAAAGAAGTGGTCGAGTGGCTGCGCCAGCGGTCGCGCCCTTACTTATTTTCTAACTCGCTGGCACCGGCAATCGTTTCAGCATCCATAAAAGTGCTGGAGATGCTGGCATCCGGCGCGGAACTGCGCGATCGCCTGTGGGCCAACGCTCGCCTGTTCCGGGAGCAGATGTCGGCAGCCGGATTTACGCTCGCCGGAGCCGATCACGCGATTATTCCAGTGATGTTAGGGGATGCGACGGTCGCGCAGAACTTTGCCCGCGAACTGCAAAAAGAGGGGATCTACGTGACCGGCTTCTTCTATCCGGTGGTCCCTAAAGGGCAGGCTCGTATTCGTACTCAAATGTCAGCGGCGCATACGCCGGAACAAATAGAACGTGCGGTAGCAGCCTTTACCCGCATCGGTAAACAACTGGGCGTCATTGCCTGA
- the rfaD gene encoding ADP-glyceromanno-heptose 6-epimerase has product MIIVTGGAGFIGSNIVKTLNDKGITDILVVDNLKDGTKFANLVDLNIADYMDKEDFLIQIMAGEEFGDIDAIFHEGACSSTTEWDGKYMMDNNYQYSKEVLHYCLEHEIPFLYASSAATYGGRTTDFIESREYEKPLNVYGYSKFLFDEYVRQILPEANSQIVGFRYFNVYGPREGHKGSMASVAFHLNTQLNNGESPKLFEGSDGFKRDFVYVGDVAAVNLWFLENGVSGIFNLGTGRAESFQAVADATLAFHKEGSLEYIPFPEKLKGRYQAFTQADLTNLRAAGYDKPFKTVAEGVTEYMAWLNRSDS; this is encoded by the coding sequence ATGATCATTGTGACTGGCGGCGCGGGTTTTATCGGAAGTAACATCGTTAAGACCCTGAATGATAAAGGTATTACCGACATCCTGGTGGTTGACAACCTGAAAGATGGCACCAAATTTGCCAACCTGGTCGACCTCAACATTGCGGATTATATGGATAAAGAAGATTTCCTTATCCAGATCATGGCGGGGGAAGAGTTCGGCGATATCGACGCTATTTTTCACGAAGGCGCATGTTCATCCACCACGGAGTGGGATGGCAAGTATATGATGGATAACAACTATCAATACTCCAAAGAAGTTCTGCATTACTGCCTGGAACATGAAATCCCTTTCCTGTACGCCTCTTCAGCAGCAACCTATGGCGGACGTACCACTGACTTTATTGAATCTCGTGAATATGAAAAGCCGCTCAACGTGTATGGCTACTCTAAATTCCTGTTCGACGAATACGTACGTCAGATCCTGCCGGAAGCGAACTCACAAATCGTTGGCTTCCGCTATTTCAACGTTTACGGGCCGCGTGAAGGACATAAAGGCAGCATGGCGAGCGTTGCTTTCCATCTGAATACCCAGCTGAACAACGGCGAAAGCCCGAAACTGTTCGAAGGTAGCGATGGCTTTAAGCGCGACTTCGTCTACGTTGGCGACGTTGCTGCCGTCAACCTGTGGTTCCTGGAAAATGGCGTATCCGGCATTTTTAACCTCGGCACCGGACGGGCAGAATCTTTCCAGGCGGTGGCAGATGCGACGCTGGCCTTCCATAAAGAAGGCAGCCTTGAGTACATTCCGTTCCCGGAAAAACTGAAAGGTCGCTATCAGGCGTTTACCCAGGCAGACCTCACCAACCTGCGCGCGGCAGGTTACGATAAACCGTTCAAAACCGTGGCCGAAGGCGTAACAGAATACATGGCCTGGCTGAACCGCAGCGACAGCTAA
- the rfaF gene encoding ADP-heptose--LPS heptosyltransferase RfaF, producing the protein MKILVIGPSWVGDMMMSQSLYRTLKARYPQATIDVMAPAWCRPLLSRMPEVSEAIPMPLGHGALEIGARRKLGRSLRGRHYDRAVVLPNSFKSALIPFFAGIPSRTGWRGEMRYGLLNDARVLDKNAWPLMVERYVALAYDKGTMTCAQDLPQPLLWPALAVSDEEKVTTCETFSLSTERPLIGFCPGAEFGPAKRWPHYHYAELAKQLIDEGYQVVLFGSAKDHDAGNEILAALSIEQQAWCRNLAGETQLEQAVILIAACSAVVSNDSGLMHVAAALGRPLVALYGPSSPDFTPPLSHKARVIRLIEGYHKVRKGDAAEGYHQSLIDITPQRVLEELNALLLDEEA; encoded by the coding sequence ATGAAAATTCTGGTGATCGGCCCGTCATGGGTGGGCGACATGATGATGTCGCAAAGTCTCTATCGCACGCTCAAGGCACGCTATCCCCAGGCGACGATTGACGTGATGGCACCGGCGTGGTGCCGTCCGCTGTTATCGCGTATGCCGGAAGTCAGCGAGGCAATCCCGATGCCGCTCGGTCATGGTGCGCTGGAGATTGGCGCGCGGCGCAAGCTGGGCCGCAGTTTACGCGGGCGCCATTACGATCGCGCCGTGGTGCTGCCGAACTCGTTTAAATCTGCGCTGATCCCGTTCTTTGCCGGTATTCCGTCGCGCACGGGCTGGCGCGGTGAAATGCGTTACGGCCTGCTTAACGATGCGCGAGTACTGGATAAAAACGCCTGGCCGCTGATGGTCGAGCGTTACGTCGCGCTGGCTTACGATAAAGGCACGATGACCTGCGCACAAGACCTTCCACAGCCGCTGCTGTGGCCTGCGCTGGCAGTAAGCGATGAAGAGAAAGTAACCACCTGCGAAACATTTAGTCTCTCGACAGAACGCCCACTCATCGGCTTTTGCCCCGGCGCAGAATTTGGCCCGGCCAAACGCTGGCCGCACTATCATTATGCAGAGCTGGCGAAACAGCTTATCGATGAAGGATACCAGGTCGTATTATTTGGTTCAGCAAAAGATCATGACGCGGGCAATGAAATTCTTGCTGCGCTGAGTATTGAGCAACAGGCGTGGTGTCGTAACCTGGCGGGAGAAACCCAGCTTGAGCAAGCCGTGATCCTGATTGCGGCGTGCAGCGCTGTTGTTAGCAACGACTCCGGGTTAATGCACGTAGCCGCCGCGCTGGGGCGTCCTTTGGTCGCACTTTATGGTCCCAGCAGCCCTGATTTCACTCCTCCGCTATCACATAAAGCACGCGTTATTCGGCTTATTGAAGGCTACCACAAAGTCCGCAAAGGCGATGCTGCCGAGGGCTATCATCAAAGTCTGATCGATATTACGCCACAACGCGTACTGGAAGAACTCAATGCCCTTTTGCTGGATGAGGAAGCCTGA
- the rfaC gene encoding lipopolysaccharide heptosyltransferase RfaC, whose translation MRVLIVKTSSMGDVLHTLPALTDAQRALPGIQFDWVVEEGFAQIPSWHETVERVLPVAIRRWRKAWFSAEVKAERNAFYNRLREVEYDAIIDAQGLVKSAALVTRLARGIKHGMNWKSAREPLASLFYQRRHNIAKQQHAVERTRELFAKSLGYGQPETQGDYAIAQHFSTNLKARGERYAVFLHATTRDDKHWPEEHWRQLTGLLRDAGIRIKLPWGAPHEEARAKRLAEGFDYVDVLPRMSLEAIAMVLAGAEFVVSVDTGLSHLTAALDRPNITLYGPTDPGLIGGYGKNQLALTSPGVTTREISPDMVFEHLTNLSE comes from the coding sequence ATGCGGGTATTAATTGTTAAGACATCATCAATGGGCGATGTGCTGCATACACTTCCTGCGCTGACCGATGCTCAGCGTGCTTTGCCAGGCATTCAATTTGACTGGGTAGTTGAAGAAGGTTTTGCACAAATTCCCTCCTGGCATGAAACCGTCGAGCGTGTGCTGCCCGTGGCAATCCGTCGCTGGCGCAAAGCATGGTTTTCCGCCGAGGTAAAAGCTGAACGCAACGCGTTTTATAACCGTTTACGTGAAGTAGAGTATGATGCCATCATTGACGCTCAGGGGCTGGTGAAAAGTGCAGCGCTGGTAACGCGACTGGCACGCGGCATAAAGCATGGCATGAACTGGAAAAGCGCTCGCGAGCCGCTGGCAAGCCTGTTTTATCAGCGTCGGCATAACATCGCAAAACAGCAACATGCCGTCGAACGCACGCGCGAATTGTTTGCCAAAAGTCTGGGCTATGGTCAACCTGAAACTCAGGGTGATTACGCTATTGCGCAGCACTTTTCGACTAATCTGAAAGCCCGGGGCGAGCGTTATGCGGTATTTTTGCATGCCACCACGCGCGACGATAAGCACTGGCCGGAAGAACACTGGCGTCAGCTAACAGGCTTATTGCGCGATGCCGGCATACGTATCAAACTACCGTGGGGTGCGCCTCATGAAGAGGCTCGGGCGAAAAGACTGGCAGAAGGATTTGATTACGTAGACGTGCTACCGCGTATGAGTCTGGAAGCCATCGCCATGGTACTTGCAGGGGCAGAATTTGTGGTTTCTGTCGATACGGGGCTAAGTCATCTGACGGCAGCGCTGGATCGTCCTAATATTACGCTTTATGGTCCAACCGACCCGGGATTGATTGGCGGCTACGGTAAAAATCAGCTGGCACTCACGTCTCCAGGCGTTACAACTCGCGAGATATCACCTGATATGGTTTTTGAGCATTTAACTAACCTGAGTGAATAA
- a CDS encoding O-antigen ligase family protein, giving the protein MILQGKTFSPAAKKACEWTLCTGLLATLFSLLLVNVDLAAKLFSITALVSLVYVIAERKQLSSKKTLLTLAGIILLMGIYNLLWLEIFKPEKTVFSGAYRAYLYTARMLIAGTFIILAFSVITQNVRQFIVAGLSVLLVATAIYAGVEQSHLEVPRIVLAFKVATTAAYCVSLIGIVCSAWLIQLKPKFYPFLLALISVCVLVTLALNETRAAMLTYPLIILMLLLANYSHSRKALLKRAAVFFVLLIVCSVAMKDIIHQRTQNLMSDITNYQNKNSNTSVGARLAMYQVGLQTMKVNLFGQSMEARQDAISAMIKAHPEFSGAAPYTNIHLHNEVIETLSLKGVTGTLLLITLYITLIYYSIRHKNISLFSVTLAMMLFGLSDVLFYSRETPMVAASCIALCILLQHNKVNDERKACS; this is encoded by the coding sequence ATGATATTACAGGGAAAGACCTTCTCTCCGGCCGCTAAAAAAGCGTGCGAATGGACACTGTGTACGGGTTTACTGGCAACACTGTTCTCACTCCTGTTGGTCAATGTCGATCTCGCCGCAAAATTGTTCAGCATAACCGCGTTGGTTTCTCTGGTGTATGTTATCGCCGAGCGCAAACAACTTTCTTCGAAAAAAACGCTGCTGACGCTCGCCGGCATCATCTTGTTAATGGGAATTTACAACCTGCTATGGCTGGAAATTTTTAAACCAGAAAAAACGGTTTTCTCAGGTGCCTATCGCGCTTACCTGTATACCGCACGGATGTTGATTGCTGGCACCTTTATTATCCTGGCCTTTAGCGTCATCACGCAAAATGTACGGCAGTTTATCGTCGCTGGATTATCAGTGCTGCTGGTCGCAACGGCCATTTACGCAGGCGTGGAACAGTCACACCTCGAAGTACCGCGTATTGTTCTGGCCTTTAAAGTGGCAACGACCGCAGCCTATTGCGTGTCTCTGATCGGCATCGTTTGCAGCGCCTGGCTTATCCAGCTTAAACCCAAATTTTATCCCTTCTTATTGGCATTAATCTCAGTATGCGTGTTAGTCACCCTGGCGCTGAACGAAACCCGGGCCGCGATGCTAACGTATCCGCTCATCATTCTGATGCTGCTGCTGGCAAATTACTCACATTCGAGAAAAGCACTGCTTAAGCGCGCCGCTGTGTTTTTTGTTTTGCTGATCGTTTGTAGCGTAGCCATGAAAGATATTATTCATCAGCGCACGCAAAATTTAATGAGTGACATTACTAACTATCAAAATAAAAACAGTAATACCTCAGTGGGTGCGCGCCTTGCAATGTACCAGGTGGGCTTGCAAACGATGAAAGTTAATCTCTTTGGGCAATCAATGGAAGCGCGTCAGGATGCTATTTCTGCAATGATAAAAGCGCACCCGGAGTTTTCAGGCGCGGCACCCTACACAAACATCCATTTGCATAATGAAGTCATCGAAACGCTGTCATTAAAAGGCGTAACAGGCACGTTACTGCTGATTACGCTCTATATTACACTTATTTATTATTCAATCAGGCATAAAAACATATCGCTTTTTAGCGTAACACTTGCAATGATGTTGTTCGGCCTTTCTGATGTTTTATTCTACTCACGAGAAACGCCGATGGTTGCAGCATCGTGTATCGCACTTTGCATATTATTACAACATAATAAAGTTAATGATGAACGAAAAGCCTGTTCTTAG
- a CDS encoding glycosyltransferase family 2 protein, producing MMNEKPVLSIIMATHNNGDLASDAIMSVISKMPDNCELLVINDGSTDKSDQIIRELTQKYHHIRYYYQPKSGVSIARNRGIELSRGDYLAFIDGDDLYSENFFDVIMPLLHKQQYDIIAYDNTRDYDVFAAAQKDRSHDKIDARYAEIIRKTFKVSHWQVWSRVFKRDIIGADRFPEALSYYEDVSFTPFQYLKSKQLCKINSILYYYRKNRLSVTETHQENDIIDMSYALNKFIENVKNHPETASLTTMAMMNCYIELRKKTRKMRGYYSYNEKEMQLIGNLRDACLYKNIDRKHKKFYLRVKLYQFDLIFSRLKYRLLPRWMRKQ from the coding sequence ATGATGAACGAAAAGCCTGTTCTTAGCATAATCATGGCGACACATAATAATGGCGACCTGGCGTCAGATGCCATCATGTCCGTTATAAGTAAGATGCCAGATAATTGTGAGTTACTTGTCATCAATGACGGTTCTACGGATAAATCTGACCAGATTATCCGTGAACTAACACAGAAATATCATCACATACGTTATTACTATCAACCTAAAAGCGGCGTCTCTATCGCCCGTAATCGGGGTATTGAACTCAGCCGCGGTGATTATCTTGCCTTTATTGATGGCGACGATCTGTACAGTGAAAATTTCTTTGACGTCATTATGCCTCTTCTGCATAAGCAGCAATATGACATTATTGCCTATGACAACACTCGTGATTACGATGTTTTTGCTGCGGCGCAAAAAGATCGTTCACACGACAAAATAGATGCTCGCTACGCAGAAATTATTCGAAAAACCTTTAAAGTGTCGCACTGGCAGGTATGGAGCCGCGTATTTAAAAGAGATATTATTGGCGCTGACCGCTTTCCGGAAGCGCTTTCTTATTATGAAGATGTTTCTTTTACGCCTTTTCAATATTTGAAAAGTAAACAGCTTTGTAAAATAAACAGCATACTCTACTATTATCGCAAGAACAGATTAAGTGTCACCGAAACCCATCAGGAAAACGACATTATCGATATGTCATATGCCCTGAATAAATTCATCGAAAATGTAAAAAATCATCCTGAAACGGCATCTCTAACCACTATGGCAATGATGAATTGCTATATTGAATTAAGAAAGAAAACCAGGAAGATGCGTGGCTACTATAGTTACAATGAAAAAGAAATGCAGTTAATCGGTAATTTGAGAGACGCTTGTCTGTATAAGAACATAGATAGAAAACATAAAAAATTCTATTTGCGAGTCAAACTTTATCAGTTTGATCTTATCTTTTCACGTTTAAAATACAGACTACTGCCCCGCTGGATGAGAAAGCAATAA
- a CDS encoding glycosyltransferase family 8 protein, translating into MFGQQPIISQQTFSGTVCEPSSTKQLNIAYGVDKNFLFGACISITSILENNKNVPLAFHIFSDYSDEDLCNKLTALAAHYQSTISLYIINNDCFATFPYTVRYAYAAYYRFLTCEYLQTVTDSLIYLDADIICKGSVEPLLNLDMEGNIVAAVIDVEMMQNRAVQVFGFEPNSYFNSGMMYIDLKAWQRNNILEKIITIFSDETLADKLTFPDQDALNLLLKGQVKFIERGYNTFYNFDDEPKVKRAGRYKEIIQDSTVFIHYVGVTKPWFSWAKEYPAVKYFTDIYNLSPWRNQPLFEARTLKQFKKKSVHQKYLGHRVEGFKTWLTYTWLKMKK; encoded by the coding sequence ATGTTTGGTCAGCAGCCTATAATCAGCCAACAAACTTTTTCCGGTACCGTCTGCGAACCGTCATCCACAAAGCAGCTTAATATCGCTTATGGAGTCGACAAAAATTTCCTGTTTGGTGCCTGTATTTCGATAACGTCAATCCTCGAAAATAATAAAAACGTTCCTTTAGCTTTTCATATTTTCTCCGACTATTCTGACGAAGACCTTTGTAACAAGCTTACTGCGCTTGCGGCCCATTATCAAAGCACTATATCACTCTATATTATTAATAACGATTGCTTTGCTACCTTCCCTTATACCGTTCGTTATGCTTATGCCGCCTATTATCGCTTTCTCACCTGCGAATATTTGCAAACCGTAACTGATAGCCTCATCTATCTGGATGCCGATATTATCTGCAAAGGTAGCGTAGAGCCTCTGTTAAATCTGGACATGGAAGGTAATATTGTTGCGGCGGTCATTGACGTAGAGATGATGCAAAATAGAGCCGTACAGGTTTTTGGCTTTGAGCCAAATAGCTATTTCAATAGCGGTATGATGTATATCGATTTAAAAGCATGGCAGCGAAATAATATTCTGGAAAAAATCATTACGATATTTTCAGATGAAACGCTCGCTGACAAACTAACGTTTCCCGATCAGGATGCGCTAAATCTTTTGCTCAAAGGTCAGGTAAAGTTTATTGAGCGTGGATATAACACTTTTTACAATTTTGATGATGAGCCGAAAGTAAAAAGAGCCGGTCGCTATAAAGAAATTATCCAGGACAGTACCGTGTTCATCCACTATGTGGGGGTCACTAAACCGTGGTTTAGCTGGGCAAAAGAGTATCCGGCAGTGAAGTACTTTACTGATATTTATAACCTTTCTCCATGGCGCAATCAGCCGCTTTTTGAGGCCAGAACACTTAAGCAGTTCAAAAAAAAATCTGTCCATCAAAAGTATCTGGGTCACCGCGTTGAAGGTTTTAAAACCTGGCTAACTTATACCTGGCTGAAAATGAAAAAGTAA
- a CDS encoding glycosyltransferase family 8 protein — protein MHMESTIHVVFCSDGNYIEYLATSLASVYHNNLDNDVHFHVFSYDVSDVQLNKVRAQAGNISVYKIDDADLEKYDGQSSLAHINKSTYIRLLVPRLLPEEVRRFVYLDVDTLCFSSLAELLTINIDDVVCAVVTDNSQEINRKNSQRIGMTDKRYFNAGFMYINRPAWLAHDVERKTQDILRERKGQLKYLDQDALNLVLQDNVIFIDKKWNLLYTLLNEEQQQNFIYHPERVPTIMHFTGGRKPWYQEHRGTGQHLYLFYRNFTAWRESPLRSYSTRMRATDYRVYASNAFKKGQLLDGLRYYTGYIRKKLAK, from the coding sequence ATGCATATGGAATCCACAATCCACGTCGTTTTTTGCTCTGACGGTAATTATATCGAATATCTCGCAACGTCTCTGGCGTCGGTTTATCATAATAACTTAGATAACGACGTCCATTTTCACGTTTTTTCTTATGACGTAAGCGACGTGCAGCTTAATAAAGTGAGAGCGCAGGCAGGCAATATTTCAGTCTACAAAATTGATGATGCCGATCTTGAAAAATATGATGGTCAATCATCGTTAGCGCACATCAACAAATCAACCTATATACGGCTTCTGGTTCCGCGTCTGCTTCCCGAAGAGGTCAGGCGATTTGTTTACCTGGACGTCGATACGCTCTGTTTTTCTTCATTAGCTGAATTACTGACAATCAATATTGATGATGTCGTTTGCGCGGTCGTTACGGATAACTCGCAAGAGATTAACCGTAAAAATAGCCAGCGCATCGGTATGACCGACAAGCGCTATTTTAATGCCGGGTTCATGTATATTAATCGCCCGGCCTGGCTGGCCCATGACGTTGAGCGTAAGACGCAGGATATATTGCGGGAGCGAAAAGGGCAGTTAAAGTATCTCGATCAGGATGCATTAAATCTTGTTCTGCAAGACAATGTCATTTTCATCGATAAGAAATGGAATCTGCTCTATACGCTGTTAAACGAAGAACAGCAGCAGAACTTTATTTATCACCCTGAACGAGTGCCAACTATTATGCACTTTACTGGCGGACGTAAACCGTGGTATCAGGAGCATCGGGGCACCGGGCAGCATCTTTATCTTTTCTATCGCAACTTTACCGCCTGGCGTGAGTCTCCGCTACGCAGCTACAGCACTCGTATGCGCGCAACAGATTATCGGGTTTACGCCAGTAACGCCTTTAAGAAAGGGCAGTTGCTGGATGGATTACGTTATTATACCGGCTATATCAGAAAGAAATTAGCAAAATAA